The following are from one region of the Salvia splendens isolate huo1 chromosome 2, SspV2, whole genome shotgun sequence genome:
- the LOC121769036 gene encoding uncharacterized protein LOC121769036 — MGLSDGDGSSQFRQNVVVMRHGDRLDNVAPLWSASAPRPWDPPLADDGHLRAYATGDKINKHLSFPIHRVFVSPFLRCLQTASGVASALCADDPIDPSKIKVSIEYGLCEMMNSLAIRPNVAPKDGIFSFDISQCESVLPAGTIDNTTEMVYKELPGWQETREGARDRYMQVITSLADKYPSENLLLVTHGEGVGTTIARCFEDVEVAEVEYCAYSVLQRSVVFEESKSFTAGQFVGSVKDLAGIQLMQVQET, encoded by the exons ATGGGTTTGTCAGATGGCGACGGCTCATCGCAGTTCCGCCAAAACGTCGTCGTAATGCGCCACGGCGACAGGCTGGACAACGTCGCCCCTCTGTGGTCGGCCTCCGCCCCGCGCCCCTGGGACCCCCCGCTCGCCGACGACGGCCACCTCCGAGCCTACGCCACCGGCGACAAAATCAATAAACACCTCTCCTTTCCGATCCACCGCGTCTTCGTTTCCCCCTTCCTCCGCTGCCTCCAGACCGCTTCCGGAGTCGCCTCAGCCCTCTGCGCCGACGATCCCATCGATCCTTCCAAAATCAAG GTGTCAATAGAGTATGGATTATGTGAGATGATGAATTCTTTAGCCATCCGGCCTAACGTTGCTCCTAAAGATGGGATTTTTAGTTTTGACATTTCGCAGTGCGAATCTGTATTGCCTGCTGGAACTATTGATAATACTACTGAAATGGTGTATAAGGAG CTTCCAGGATGGCAAGAGACGCGAGAAGGTGCCCGGGATAGATATATGCAGGTGATCACAAGTCTTGCTGACAAATATCCTTCGGAAAACTTGTTGCTAGTGACTCATG GTGAAGGAGTTGGAACCACTATTGCAAGATGTTTTGAGGATGTTGAGGTGGCTGAAGTCGAGTATTGTGCATACTCAGTCTTACAGAGGTCTGTAGTTTTCGAAGAAAGCAAGTCGTTTACTGCTGGACAGTTTGTGGGATCAGTGAAAGATCTAGCTGGTATCCAGTTAATGCAAGTCCAAGAAACCTAG
- the LOC121780572 gene encoding transcription factor DUO1-like encodes MMDGKRRIHVDELRDIKKGPWKVEEDQVLIHHVKKYGPRDWSSIRSRGLLRRTGKSCRLRWVNKLRPDLKTGVKFSAEDERTVIDLQAQFGNKWAKIATYLPGRTDNDVKNFWSSRQKRLARILHTSTSPSSSSTKSHKTTKHLQTPPFDFIPSLKAPKLSLSREQEFAAKSQLCPTIEAVPFGEVVYPNPISAVPVDQQPYVSFPQFPILQPDYPLLLEGQDFIGRLGAPSFLDDEFGHSALGTAQVPIAPSFQASGTSESHDMVDIDSLIDDDFPPIDLFDQIEQLPSPSHWS; translated from the exons ATGATGGATGGGAAGAGAAGGATACATGTTGATGAACTCCGCGATATAAAGAAAGGTCCATGGAAAGTGGAAGAAGATCAAGTGCTCATACATCACGTGAAGAAATACGGCCCCAGAGATTGGAGCTCTATTCGATCCAGAGGCCTCCTCCGCCGCACCGGCAAGTCCTGCCGCCTCCGCTGGGTCAACAAACTCCGCCCTGATTTGAAGAC GGGAGTGAAGTTTTCAGCGGAGGACGAAAGAACGGTGATCGATCTGCAAGCACAATTCGGGAACAAATGGGCCAAAATCGCGACGTATCTGCCCGGAAGAACAGACAACGACGTCAAGAATTTCTGGAGTAGTCGACAGAAGAGACTTGCTAGGATTCTGCACACCTCTACTTCTCCTTCATCATCATCCACCAAATCTCACAAGACCACCAAGCATCTCCAAACCCCTCCCTTCGATTTCATTCCATCTCTCAAG GCGCCAAAGTTGAGCCTATCAAGGGAGCAAGAATTTGCGGCCAAGTCCCAGTTGTGCCCAACCATTGAAGCGGTTCCGTTCGGGGAGGTGGTGTATCCGAACCCGATCAGCGCTGTTCCGGTGGACCAGCAGCCCTATGTCTCCTTCCCTCAGTTTCCAATACTTCAGCCGGACTACCCTCTGCTTTTGGAGGGCCAGGACTTCATTGGCAGGCTTGGAGCTCCCAGTTTTCTTGATGATGAGTTTGGCCATTCGGCACTGGGTACTGCGCAAGTCCCCATCGCCCCGTCGTTCCAGGCTTCTGGAACGTCGGAGAGTCACGACATGGTGGACATCGACAGCCTCATCGATGATGACTTCCCTCCCATCGACTTATTTGATCAAATCGAGCAGCTTCCAAGCCCCTCTCACTGGTCTTGA
- the LOC121769659 gene encoding uncharacterized protein LOC121769659, translating into MEKLEMEEKEENSVVGNGVVQGYWFWGSASAVQFWWGVAALKRGYAGNGNLMPLKAFTVASLFVGASTSAAVATLQLSGIRSVEDLKSVGANIRNACKSTR; encoded by the exons ATGGAGAAACTTGAAatggaagagaaggaagaaaatAGTGTTGTGGGCAATGGCGTAGTTCAAGGTTACTGGTTCTGGGGTAGCGCCAGCGCCGTTCAATTTTGGTGGGGCGTCGCCGCTTTGAAAAGGGGATACGCCGGCAATGGCAACCTCATGCCTTTGAAGGCCTTCACCGTGGCCTCCCTCTTCGTCGGCGcctccacctccgccgccgtAGCTACGCTCCAGCTCTCAGGAATCCGCTCT GTGGAAGACCTCAAGAGTGTAGGGGCAAATATAAGGAATGCATGCAAGAGCACCAGATGA
- the LOC121765770 gene encoding uncharacterized protein LOC121765770: protein MASTVPAKSQPLHNFTLPHLKWNKDRNSTGQHQRRRSIKSPSRRPPRHQSPLCDSAAAAAVAVSPRRSPVHGDYLGKRSPTSGESSKPYPLREWAKHSPTSGDPAWHLPRHESPPQSEAYGKGKGGSVEHRRHHSNHPALDGARNGLHSTNSGRTSLKSEPKLKAKEVDAAGIKRSKILIKIPCKSSKTEDENPQEETEKNEEDVCSGEVQQEEKVNNNNTITDEETKTWNLRPRKPLHKSLNVSGGPVKSNGTAMPERSKAPSPLRNLNNRSGDNDGGGKKEKRKLSISIPLTKDEIEEDIFALTGSKPARRPKKRARNIQKQVDICFPGLWLVSITAESYKVSESSLKVQS, encoded by the exons ATGGCTTCTACTGTCCCTGCCAAATCTCAGCCGCTGCACAATTTCACGCTGCCGCATCTGAAATGGAATAAGGACCGAAACTCCACCGGCCAACACCAGCGCCGCCGCTCCATCAAATCGCCGTCGCGGCGGCCTCCTCGGCATCAGTCCCCTTTATGCGATTCcgccgcggcggcggcggtggctgtGTCGCCTCGTCGGTCTCCGGTCCACGGGGATTACTTGGGGAAACGATCTCCTACTTCTGGAGAATCATCTAAGCCGTATCCGCTTCGGGAGTGGGCTAAACACTCGCCAACCAGCGGTGATCCGGCGTGGCATTTGCCGAGGCATGAATCGCCTCCTCAATCCGAAGCCTACGGCAAGGGAAAAGGCGGCTCTGTTGAGCATCGGAGACATCACTCAAATCATCCGGCGTTGGATGGTGCGAGGAACGGTCTCCATTCAACAAATTCAGGGCGAACAAGTCTGAAATCGGAGCCTAAATTGAAGGCGAAAGAAGTCGATGCGGCTGGAATCAAGAGATCGAAAATCCTAATCAAAATTCCCTGCAAGAGTAGCAAAACAGAGGACGAAAATCCACAAGAAGAGACGGAGAAAAACGAGGAAGACGTTTGCAGCGGTGAAGTGCAACAAGAGGAGAAGGTTAATAACAACAATACTATTACTGATGAAGAAACGAAGACATGGAATTTAAGGCCTCGGAAGCCTCTTCACAAGTCGCTGAACGTGAGCGGAGGTCCGGTGAAGAGTAACGGTACGGCGATGCCGGAAAGGAGTAAAGCGCCGTCGCCGTTGAGGAATCTGAACAATAGATCGGGGGATAACGACGGCGGTGggaagaaggagaagaggaagctGAGCATATCTATCCCTCTAACGAAAGACGAGATCGAGGAGGATATATTTGCGCTGACCGGATCAAAGCCGGCAAGGAGGCCCAAGAAGAGAGCAAGGAACATACAAAAACAAGTTGAT ATTTGTTTCCCTGGATTATGGCTGGTATCTATCACTGCGGAGTCATACAAGGTTTCTGAGAGTTCTCTGAAGGTACAGTCCTGA
- the LOC121792593 gene encoding cationic amino acid transporter 9, chloroplastic-like, whose amino-acid sequence MTSSSSSPSFLSRFCSSALRSKPLSPPTDTTVHTTSAQGLVRRLGVFDLILLGIGASIGAGIFVVTGTVARDAGPGVTISFIIAGASCVLNALCYAELASRFPAVVGGAYLYTYSAFNELTAFLVFAQLMLDYHIGAASIARSLASYVVTVLELIPFLQGNIPSWVGHGEEVFGALSINILAPILLVLLTVVLCRGVGESSVLNSIMTVTKVLIVIFIIIVGAFEVDVSNWTPFAPNGVQSILTGSTVVFFSYVGFDAVANSAEESKRPQRDLPLGIIGSLLVCVVLYVGVCLVITGMVPYQFLGDDAPLAEAFTSKGLQYVSVLISIGAVAGLTTTLLVGLYVQSRLYLGLGRDGLLPAIFAKVHPTRHTPIHSQVWVGLVAIILSGLLNVEVLSHILSVGTLTGYSVVSACVVTLRWTDKRSSEVSSKVISRRGEGIICLCTLACCGFASGALFRFQASFVFIIVGGVVAVFTGAALYLRQGYNDPPGFSCPGVPIVPCVSIFVNMFLFAQLHYEAWVRFIVLGIITVGIYAFYGQYNADPLNSTASTVYHRAATEETP is encoded by the exons ATGACgtcatcttcttcctccccGTCGTTCCTATCTCGTTTCTGCTCCTCCGCGCTTCGCTCCAAGCCTCTCTCGCCGCCTACCGACACCACCGTTCATACAACCTCCGCCCAAGGCCTCGTTCGCCGCCTAGGCGTCTTCGATTTGATTCTACTCGGCATCGGCGCTTCTATCGGAGCCGGAATATTCGTGGTCACCGGAACCGTTGCTCGTGATGCCGGTCCTG GAGTTACGATTAGTTTCATCATAGCAGGGGCATCTTGTGTGCTCAATGCGCTCTGCTATGCTGAATTAGCTTCTCGCTTTCCGGCTGTTGTTGGGGGAGCATATCTTTATACATACTCAGCATTCAACGAGCTTACAGCTTTTCTTGTGTTTGCTCAGTTGATGCTTGACTATCATATTGGGGCTGCTAGCATAGCTCGTAGCCTAGCAAGCTATGTAGTTACTGTCCTCGAGCTGATTCCCTTCCTCCAGGGTAACATTCCTAGCTGGGTTGGGCATGGAGAAGAAGTTTTTGGAGCTTTATCTATTAATATATTAGCTCCTATCCTCCTCGTGCTTCTGACAGTAGTCTTGTGCCGGGGTGTTGGAGAGTCCTCAGTTCTGAATTCAATCATGACAGTGACAAAG GTTCTCATTGTTATTTTTATCATCATTGTTGGAGCATTTGAGGTTGATGTCTCAAATTGGACTCCTTTTGCCCCAAATGGTGTGCAGTCAATATTGACTGGATCAACAGTGGTCTTTTTTTCTTATGTTGGATTTGATGCAGTTGCTAATTCTGCTGAAGAATCCAAGAGACCCCAG AGAGATTTACCTCTTGGCATAATTGGTAGTCTCCTGGTCTGTGTTGTATTGTACGTTGGTGTTTGCTTAGTGATTACTGGAATGGTCCCATACCAATTTCTTGGAGATGATGCTCCCTTGGCGGAAGCTTTTACTTCAAAGGGGTTGCAATATGTATCTGTGTTAATCAGCATTGGTGCTGTTGCTGGACTCACAacgacgcttctggttggtcTTTATGTTCAG TCACGGTTATATCTTGGACTTGGAAGGGATGGTTTACTACCTGCCATATTTGCGAAAGTACACCCAACACGACATACCCCAATTCATTCTCAAGTGTGGGTTGGTCTAGTTGCCATCATCTTGTCCGGATTGCTAAACGTGGAAGTGCTCTCGCATATTCTATCAGTTGGAACCTTG ACGGGTTATTCGGTAGTTTCAGCATGTGTGGTAACCCTTCGCTGGACGGATAAGAGGTCAAGTGAGGTCTCCAGCAAGGTGATTTCTAGGAGGGGAGAAGGCATCATCTGTCTATGCACACTTGCCTGCTGTGGTTTTGCTTCTGGTGCCCTCTTCCGTTTCCAAGCttcatttgtttttataattgtAGGTGGTGTAGTTGCTGTGTTTACTGGTGCAGCTCTCTATCTACGACAA GGGTACAATGATCCACCGGGCTTTTCATGTCCCGGGGTTCCAATAGTTCCATGTGTTAGCATCTTCGTCAACATGTTTTTGTTCGCTCAG CTGCACTACGAAGCATGGGTGAGATTTATAGTGCTGGGCATAATTACAGTGGGCATTTATGCATTTTACGGTCAGTATAATGCAGATCCTCTAAATTCCACTGCCTCTACTGTTTACCACAGGGCAGCCACTGAAGAAACACCCTAG
- the LOC121771872 gene encoding uncharacterized protein LOC121771872, with amino-acid sequence MEASTSDEYDDFAKTLEEELMMLDEEDHGAYLDDEGSQDMHNECSGSGGVELGHSDSSFDGSDCDDVESKFPNYLFTKRKKLTSHWRAFIHPLMWRCKWVELQIKKLDAQSRAYAHNKDPGDQALWRKRRRRSEATNNVEAYMSRHNLFSYYEHKKHNQQISHNVVKNSGTCEEGKSDSELGNDEARDCNKDHEDILERLEGLQRRVHNLRSLVEEEKEDYFRSVIWPDATLDLPLPPKPKSTYHRMPVGTHLASQLLAEYNLGGVLIPESTLPGPLPKQTRHHPPSTTHAYQNEDEDDDDDVLIDNQWVRDELPYFEKGIMVVNNEALASKSHAEPPQSRPQDRSTTKDTKTNTRCKNKTWK; translated from the exons ATGGAAGCTTCAACGAGTGATGAATACGATGATTTTGCGAAAACACTTGAAGAGGAGCTGATGATGTTGGACGAGGAGGATCACGGTGCATACTTGGATGACGAAGGAAGTCAGGATATGCATAACGAATGTTCGGGTTCTGGTGGGGTTGAGTTAGGTCACTCGGATAGCTCCTTTGATGGCTCGGATTGTGATGATGTTGAATCTAAATTCCCCAATTACTTGTTTACCAAGAG GAAGAAGTTGACATCTCATTGGAGAGCATTTATCCACCCTCTTATGTGGCGTTGCAAATGGGTCGAGTTGCAAATCAAGAAGCTGGATGCACAATCCCGAGCATATGCCCACAACAAGGATCCAGGTGATCAGGCTCTGTGGCGGAAGAGAAGACGGAGAAGTGAAGCAACAAACAATGTAGAAGCCTATATGTCGCGCCACAACCTTTTCTCTTACTATG AACATAAGAAGCATAACCAACAGATTTCTCACAATGTGGTGAAGAATTCTG GTACGTGTGAAGAAGGCAAGAGCGATAGTGAGTTGGGGAACGACGAGGCTAGAGATTGTAATAAGGACCATGAAGACATTCTTGAAAGGCTTGAAGGTCTGCAAAGGCGAGTACATAATCTGAGGAGTCTAGTTGAAGAGGAAAAGGAAGACTATTTTAGGTCAGTTATTTGGCCGGATGCTACATTGGACTTGCCTTTGCCTCCGAAGCCAAAATCAACGTACCACCGGATGCCAGTGGGGACTCACCTAGCATCTCAGCTTCTAGCAGAGTATAACTTGGGTGGCGTGCTTATACCCGAGAGCACCCTCCCAGGTCCTCTGCCAAAACAAACAAGGCATCATCCTCCTTCTACTACACATGCTTATCAAAAT GAAgacgaagatgatgatgatgatgttttgATTGACAATCAATGGGTGAGAGATGAGCTGCCTTATTTTGAGAAAGGGATCATGGTGGTGAATAATGAGGCCTTGGCTAGCAAAAGTCACGCAGAGCCACCTCAGTCGCGACCACAAGATCGTTCAACTACCAAGGATACTAAGACTAATACGCGGTGCAAGAACAAGACATGGAAATGA